The following are encoded together in the Daucus carota subsp. sativus chromosome 5, DH1 v3.0, whole genome shotgun sequence genome:
- the LOC108222211 gene encoding beta-glucuronosyltransferase GlcAT14A, which translates to MSPFTRFRRTGHSNSGSIFRDRSWFHPFLASLSILITLFMSAGLLMFSSSFFWDPHQFDIVSFARSDSSGYFVESELNRLSETSRVLKTEAPRFAYLISGTSGDCQRMLRTLQAVYHPRNQYILHMDLAALPREMLNLTMSVKNDPVFHEIGNVYVMEKSNMVTYRGPTMIATTLQAIAILLKKSASWDWFINLSASDYPLMTQDDMLHVFSNMSRNMNFIEHTKIHGWKLHHRARPIVVDPGLHLSKKSGIFWTTQRRSIPTSFKLFTGSAWAILSRSFVEYCIWGWNNLPRTILMYYTNFISSPEGYFHTVICNTDEYRNTAISHDLHYIAWDSPPKQHPKSLTMKDFDNMVNSSAPFARKFAKDDPVLDKIDRELLGRTNRFVPGAWCIGSSEAGSDPCFFRGNDSVFRPGPGAKRLKVLTDQLLSKEFRDKQCKL; encoded by the exons ATGAGTCCTTTTACGAGGTTTAGGAGAACTGGTCACTCTAACTCGGGAAGTATATTCAGGGATAGAAGTTGGTTCCATCCGTTTCTAGCTAGTTTATCCATCTTGATTACTTTGTTTATGTCTGCTGGTCTTTTAATGTTTTCATCTTCGTTTTTTTGGGATCCACATCAGTTCGACATTGTTTCATTTGCAAGGTCAGACTCAAGTGGATATTTTGTAGAGTCGGAATTAAATAGATTGTCTGAAACCAGTAGGGTTTTAAAAACAGAAGCACCAAGATTTGCTTATCTTATTTCAGGCACAAGTGGCGATTGTCAGAGAATGCTGAGAACCTTACAGGCTGTTTATCATCCAAGAAACCAGTATATACTGCACATGGATCTTGCAGCTTTGCCACGTGAAATGTTGAATCTAACAATGTCGGTGAAGAATGATCCTGTGTTTCATGAAATTGGTAATGTCTATGTGATGGAGAAGTCGAATATGGTTACATATAGAGGGCCTACAATGATCGCAACTACTCTTCAAGCAATTGCAATTTTGTTGAAGAAGAGCGCTAGCTGGGACTGGTTTATAAACCTCAGTGCTTCAGATTATCCTCTTATGACACAAGATG ATATGCTTCATGTTTTCTCTAATATGTCCAGAAATATGAACTTCATCGAACACACAAAGATACATGGTTGGAAACT CCATCATAGAGCAAGGCCGATTGTGGTTGATCCTGGTCTTCACTTGTCGAAGAAATCTGGCATTTTCTGGACCACCCAACGGAGATCAATCCCGACCTCTTTTAAGTTGTTTACTG GCTCAGCTTGGGCGATCCTCAGCAGATCATTCGTCGAATACTGCATATGGGGATGGAACAATCTTCCAAGGACTATCTTGATGTACTACACAAATTTTATTTCCTCTCCAGAAGGCTATTTCCACACTGTGATCTGCAACACTGATGAATATCGCAACACTGCAATAAGCCATGATCTCCATTACATTGCCTGGGACAGTCCACCAAAGCAACATCCCAAGTCCTTGACAATGAAAGACTTCGACAACATGGTAAATAGCAGTGCCCCATTTGCCCGAAAGTTTGCCAAGGATGATCCAGTTTTGGACAAGATTGATAGAGAGCTTTTAGGGCGTACTAATCGGTTTGTCCCTGGAGCATGGTGCATAGGTAGCTCAGAAGCCGGGTCTGATCCTTGCTTCTTTCGTGGTAATGATTCGGTGTTTAGGCCAGGCCCTGGTGCTAAGAGGTTGAAAGTGCTAACTGATCAGCTTCTgtctaaggaatttcgagacAAGCAATGTAAACTGTGA
- the LOC108224005 gene encoding probable galacturonosyltransferase 10, giving the protein MRRRGQEFRRPVRRRLSNVFWFTCCGLLMLVFIVLLTRDPNSSSRSVLSKKSYRQDRILEGLNITDEMLSADSVTRKLSDQIALAKAYVVIAKESNNLQFAWELSAQIRNSQVLLSNAAFRRIPLTKSESEVAVRDMALLLYQAQQLHYDSATMIMRMKAKIQGLEEQKNSVSEKSSKYGQIAAEEVPKSLYCLGVRLTTEWFRNSNIQKKLAEKRQLAMTLRDNSLYHFCVFSDNILATSVVVNSTALNSKNPDKVVFHLVTDEVNYAAMKAWFSMNSFRGVTVDVQKIEEFTWLNASYVPVLKQLQDSETRSYYFSGNNDGGKTPIKFRNPKYLSMLNHLRFYIPEVFSSLNKIVFLDDDVVVQKDLSPLFTIDLKGNVNGAVETCMETFHRYHKYLNYSHPLIRSHFDPDACGWAFGMNVFDLVQWRQKNVTGIYHYWQEKNVDRTLWKLGTLPPGLLTFYGLTEPLAPTWHVLGLGYTNVDSQQIENGAVLHFNGNSKPWLKIGMEKYKPLWDKYIGYDHPLLQQCNVH; this is encoded by the exons ATGCGGCGTAGAGGACAGGAGTTCCGGCGTCCAGTTCGCCGGAGATTATCAAATGTGTTCTGGTTCACGTGCTGTGGTCTTCTGATGTTGGTTTTCATCGTTTTGCTTACTCGGGACCCCAATTCTTCATCCAGATCTGTGTTGTCCAAG AAATCTTACAGGCAAGACAGGATCCTAGAAGGGCTTAACATTACAGATGAAATGCTGAGCGCTGATTCGGTTACAAGGAAACTTAGTGATCAAATTGCCCTTGCAAAGGCATATGTAGTAATTGCAAAAGAAAGCAATAACCTCCAATTTGCTTGGGAATTAAGTGCCCAGATTCGTAATTCACAGGTCCTCCTTTCAAATGCTGCTTTTAGACGAATTCCTTTGACAAAGAGCGAGTCAGAAGTCGCTGTTCGTGACATGGCACTATTGTTATACCAAGCTCAGCAGCTCCATTATGACAGTGCCACCATGATCATGAGAATGAAAGCCAAAATTCAGGGTCTTGAAGAACAGAAAAATTCAGTTAGTGAAAAGAGCTCCAAATATGGGCAGATAGCAGCAGAGGAAGTACCAAAGAGTCTCTACTGCCTTGGTGTTCGGTTGACAACAGAATGGTTCAGAAACtcaaatatacaaaaaaaactTGCAGAGAAACGGCAGTTAGCCATGACACTAAGAGATAACAGTCTGTATCATTTCTGTGTCTTTTCTGACAACATTCTTGCAACATCCGTTGTGGTAAATTCAACTGCTTTGAATTCCAAAAATCCTGACAAGGTAGTCTTCCATCTCGTAACTGATGAAGTAAATTATGCTGCGATGAAGGCATGGTTCTCCATGAACAGTTTCAGAGGAGTAACTGTTGATGTACAAAAGATAGAGGAGTTTACCTGGCTAAATGCTTCCTATGTTCCTGTTCTTAAGCAGCTCCAAGACTCTGAAACTCGGAGCTACTACTTTTCTGGCAACAACGACGGTGGCAAAACTCCTATAAAGTTCCGGAACCCTAAATATCTATCTATGTTGAATCACCTTAGGTTCTATATCCCAGAAGTGTTTTCTTCGCTGAACAAGATAGTATTTCTTGATGATGATGTTGTCGTACAGAAGGATCTATCACCTCTATTCACTATAGATCTAAAAGGCAATGTTAATGGTGCTGTCGAGACCTGCATGGAGACCTTTCACAGATACCACAAGTACTTGAACTATTCTCACCCCCTCATCCGATCACATTTTGATCCAGATGCTTGTGGGTGGGCATTTGGAATGAACGTTTTTGACTTGGTTCAATGGCGGCAAAAGAATGTAACTGGAATCTACCACTATTGGCAAGAAAAAAACGTCGACCGCACATTATGGAAACTCGGGACTTTACCCCCCGGACTCTTAACTTTCTATGGATTGACAGAGCCACTGGCCCCTACTTGGCATGTCCTGGGGCTAGGCTACACAAATGTTGATTCTCAGCAGATTGAAAATGGGGCTGTACTGCACTTCAATGGGAACTCAAAGCCTTGGCTGAAAATAGGAATGGAGAAATATAAGCCCCTTTGGGACAAATACATTGGTTATGACCATCCTCTGTTGCAGCAGTGTAATGTTCATTAA